From Algoriphagus sp. NG3, the proteins below share one genomic window:
- a CDS encoding uroporphyrinogen-III synthase, whose protein sequence is MSAVTKDRFRPVKSILVSQPAPAGANSPYVQLAEKYNLKIDFRQFIKVEPVVPKEFRKQKIDILKHTAVIFTSRNAIDHFFAICKDFKIEMPADMKYFCISDQTAHYLQKYIVIRKRKLFVGQKTAQDLFDYFKKHKSEKYLFPCSDIRKDDIPDYMGKNGIAFTEAIIYHTLEADLSDLADVKYDVLAFFSPSGIKSLKINFPDFQQGNTRIAAFGPTTAQAVRDLDLILDIEAPMPNAPSMTGALELYIKKANNL, encoded by the coding sequence ATGAGCGCAGTTACCAAAGACAGGTTTAGACCAGTAAAAAGTATCCTAGTATCTCAACCGGCCCCGGCAGGAGCTAATTCTCCCTATGTGCAATTGGCAGAGAAATATAATCTGAAGATTGATTTCAGACAATTCATTAAAGTTGAGCCCGTTGTGCCTAAGGAATTTCGTAAGCAGAAAATCGATATTCTGAAACATACTGCGGTGATTTTCACAAGCCGCAACGCAATTGACCATTTCTTTGCGATCTGCAAGGATTTCAAGATTGAAATGCCGGCAGATATGAAATATTTCTGTATTTCTGACCAAACGGCTCATTATCTGCAGAAGTATATAGTAATCCGGAAGCGTAAATTGTTCGTAGGTCAGAAGACTGCCCAGGATTTATTTGATTACTTCAAAAAGCATAAATCTGAAAAGTATTTATTCCCTTGTTCTGATATCCGTAAAGATGACATTCCTGATTATATGGGAAAAAACGGAATTGCGTTTACAGAAGCGATCATTTATCATACCTTAGAGGCGGATTTATCTGATTTGGCGGATGTAAAATACGATGTGTTGGCGTTTTTTAGCCCATCAGGAATCAAATCCTTGAAAATCAATTTCCCTGATTTTCAGCAGGGGAATACCAGGATAGCTGCTTTTGGACCAACTACAGCACAAGCGGTAAGAGATTTGGATCTGATTTTGGATATTGAAGCGCCAATGCCTAATGCCCCAAGTATGACGGGAGCATTGGAACTTTACATTAAAAAGGCGAATAATTTGTAA
- the hemW gene encoding radical SAM family heme chaperone HemW, whose protein sequence is MNAKKKVFNGLAGIGYICKLIEFKLAGIYIHIPFCRQACHYCDFHFSTNLDGMNRMAEMICRELELRKDYLRGQDIKTVYFGGGTPSLLSAELIEMILGQIAKTYNSGWEEVTLEANPDDLSSEKLATWKYLGVDRLSLGIQSFDEQVLKFYNRAHTAEESKSAIEKARKVGFEKFSIDLIYGFPQPNHELWKRDLATAIAQNPGHISSYALTVEANTALGKWSKNGKFTPADEDFVAEQFEILQEESSRAGYIQYEVSNFGKPDQFALHNRNYWQGIPYLGAGPSAHSFDGKNRGANPSNNSRYLKTLEEETTPFIVDNLSEEERLNEYILTGLRTIWGIDFEVIRRDFGQDLLRSRQAVLRQMEAEGWLIWKDKNLSLSKRGKLLADSIAAALFI, encoded by the coding sequence ATGAACGCCAAAAAGAAGGTCTTCAATGGGCTAGCTGGGATTGGTTATATTTGCAAATTAATAGAATTCAAGTTGGCGGGCATATACATACACATTCCTTTTTGCAGGCAAGCCTGCCATTATTGCGATTTTCATTTCAGCACCAATCTTGACGGCATGAACCGTATGGCAGAGATGATCTGCCGTGAACTGGAACTACGCAAGGATTACCTACGGGGCCAAGACATCAAAACTGTATATTTTGGAGGAGGGACTCCCTCGCTGTTATCTGCAGAGCTCATTGAAATGATCCTTGGGCAAATCGCCAAAACCTATAACTCCGGCTGGGAGGAAGTAACACTGGAGGCCAATCCAGATGATCTCAGCTCAGAAAAGCTGGCTACCTGGAAATACCTGGGAGTAGACCGCCTGAGCCTGGGAATTCAAAGTTTTGACGAACAGGTTCTGAAATTCTACAACAGGGCGCACACCGCAGAAGAATCCAAATCAGCGATAGAAAAAGCAAGGAAAGTAGGTTTTGAAAAATTCAGTATAGATCTGATCTATGGGTTTCCCCAGCCCAATCATGAGCTATGGAAAAGAGATTTGGCTACAGCCATAGCCCAGAATCCAGGGCATATTTCAAGCTATGCGCTGACAGTAGAGGCCAACACCGCACTTGGCAAGTGGAGTAAAAACGGGAAGTTCACCCCAGCAGACGAGGATTTTGTGGCAGAGCAATTCGAAATCCTCCAAGAGGAAAGTTCCCGTGCGGGTTACATACAATATGAAGTGTCCAATTTTGGCAAACCCGATCAATTTGCCTTGCACAACAGAAATTACTGGCAGGGTATTCCTTATCTGGGAGCAGGGCCTAGTGCACATTCTTTTGATGGAAAGAACAGGGGGGCCAACCCCTCCAATAATTCCCGATACCTAAAAACCCTTGAAGAGGAAACCACCCCCTTCATAGTGGACAACCTGTCTGAGGAAGAAAGACTAAACGAATATATCCTTACCGGCTTGAGAACTATTTGGGGAATTGATTTTGAAGTGATACGAAGGGATTTTGGTCAGGATCTTTTGCGCTCCCGTCAGGCAGTCTTGAGACAAATGGAGGCAGAAGGATGGCTCATATGGAAGGATAAAAACCTATCTTTGAGCAAAAGAGGAAAACTATTGGCCGATAGCATAGCCGCCGCACTTTTCATTTGA
- a CDS encoding DUF4271 domain-containing protein has protein sequence MKKNISKTFLLFVLFFALISQAFTQVLEDYGPKWQEGERETWFSSNDRLLLELDLQTFPLAYLSFEFPDHSVVFVGEKLWFFTDQDTAFKVKVEDFKKEFSGDQSHLTVFKNGISLGHATAKKVLNPGSTSERVKHDGVLAVARDFDRQGIRNFFVVALLICLIFIALYKLAYPFIFEMMIKPISLLNAEDFSESGSLQKFFSADILFYVFIVNLLLSLEMATGLMVFRQEWLEARIELTFAGMMLIWAVGAFLLLILTVLKFTAIRVLSYLFDLGKLEFAHFFYLLRLVVIATIGLIFISAFYLLNGFSLLKTALELSFAGFFWIYILGIVGLFVIMVNRLGFKKYHLFTYLCIAELVPFLILAKLVLDLGY, from the coding sequence ATGAAAAAGAACATCAGTAAGACCTTCCTGCTATTCGTTTTGTTTTTTGCCCTGATTAGCCAAGCTTTTACCCAGGTTTTAGAGGATTATGGTCCAAAATGGCAAGAAGGTGAGCGAGAGACCTGGTTCAGTTCCAATGATCGTTTGTTACTTGAATTGGATCTACAGACTTTTCCTTTGGCATATTTGTCTTTCGAGTTTCCGGATCATTCAGTGGTATTTGTGGGGGAGAAGCTGTGGTTTTTTACAGATCAGGATACGGCGTTCAAAGTGAAAGTTGAGGATTTCAAAAAAGAATTTTCTGGAGATCAGTCACACCTTACTGTGTTTAAGAACGGTATTTCTCTGGGGCATGCCACTGCAAAAAAAGTTTTGAACCCGGGATCTACTAGTGAGCGAGTGAAGCATGATGGGGTGTTGGCCGTAGCAAGGGATTTTGACCGTCAGGGCATCCGCAATTTTTTTGTAGTGGCTCTCTTGATTTGTTTGATATTTATTGCCCTGTACAAGCTGGCTTATCCTTTTATTTTTGAGATGATGATAAAGCCTATTTCATTGCTGAATGCGGAGGATTTTTCGGAATCCGGAAGTCTTCAGAAGTTCTTTTCAGCTGATATTCTGTTCTATGTTTTTATCGTGAACCTGCTATTGTCCCTGGAGATGGCGACCGGTCTGATGGTTTTCCGCCAGGAATGGCTGGAGGCTAGGATAGAGCTGACTTTTGCCGGGATGATGTTGATCTGGGCTGTAGGTGCTTTTTTACTTCTGATTCTTACTGTTTTGAAGTTTACGGCAATACGTGTTTTATCTTATTTGTTTGACCTGGGGAAACTGGAGTTTGCCCACTTTTTTTATTTATTAAGGTTGGTAGTTATAGCTACTATAGGCCTTATTTTCATCAGCGCTTTTTATTTATTGAACGGATTTTCGTTGCTCAAAACGGCTTTGGAACTTTCCTTCGCAGGCTTTTTCTGGATTTATATTCTGGGAATAGTGGGGTTGTTTGTGATAATGGTGAATAGACTGGGCTTTAAGAAATATCATTTATTTACTTACCTTTGCATCGCAGAATTAGTGCCCTTTTTAATCTTGGCCAAGTTGGTTCTTGATTTGGGCTATTGA
- a CDS encoding BamA/TamA family outer membrane protein gives MAFIFFFLSGGLFCHAQEVFWVKWTSDSPQQSYDWEAFLTSQAGAEYLDSMQRSLHDEGYLSPVIERMEISADSLVVNVILGEQYFWESIAVGNVPGELSQKVDPVTSHYISGLRWMQGIIREAENKGYPFAQIKLDSIQRKGNKLTAVVDFDPGPLILWDSLVVIGDTRTQNKFIQQITGIRPGLSFSQKQLDEAARSLNRSPYFRQVQPPIVDFKLKKAQPTFTLQDRNTNVLDGIVGLLPNENEPGKMLITGQLDLELYHLGGRGRDVALHWQRLNIGTQSLDISAKESFLFSSPLDLRMGFSLLKQDSTFLTRYFSMEFGYHLGQDSYLRFFTRRQASDILDTERYEHITALPEIADYRWNQYGIGGMWNKLDSPFFPRRGFLVNWEFAVGNKKILENTGFPPEVYDGLDMNSPQYVAKGEIEQHIFIKRGWGMWWRGSGGFTQNQNLLMNDLFRLGGLKSIRGFNENFFFARAYGYLSMEQRLFFGENSFLLIFADLGILENPYFAPSIDKPVSFGAGINLDTGTGIFRFIYGVGKSNEQPLQFSYSRIHFGYLARF, from the coding sequence TTGGCGTTCATCTTTTTTTTTCTTTCTGGTGGGCTTTTTTGCCATGCTCAAGAGGTGTTTTGGGTGAAATGGACCAGCGATTCTCCACAGCAATCGTATGATTGGGAAGCTTTTTTGACCTCCCAGGCAGGGGCGGAGTATCTGGATTCCATGCAGCGTTCACTTCATGATGAGGGGTACCTGAGCCCGGTGATAGAGAGAATGGAGATTTCAGCGGATTCGTTAGTAGTCAATGTAATTCTCGGAGAGCAATATTTTTGGGAATCGATTGCTGTAGGAAATGTGCCTGGAGAGCTCTCGCAAAAGGTGGATCCAGTCACTTCACATTATATCTCTGGATTACGATGGATGCAAGGTATAATCAGGGAAGCAGAAAATAAGGGGTACCCTTTTGCTCAAATTAAACTTGACAGTATCCAGCGGAAAGGAAATAAACTGACAGCCGTTGTTGATTTTGATCCTGGGCCGCTGATTTTATGGGATAGCCTAGTGGTGATTGGGGATACTAGAACGCAGAATAAATTTATTCAGCAGATTACAGGAATACGCCCTGGATTGTCTTTTTCCCAAAAGCAGTTGGATGAGGCTGCCCGCTCCCTTAATAGATCTCCCTATTTCAGACAAGTGCAGCCCCCAATCGTCGATTTTAAGCTTAAAAAAGCCCAGCCTACGTTTACACTTCAAGATAGGAACACCAATGTGTTGGATGGGATCGTAGGATTGCTTCCGAATGAAAATGAGCCAGGAAAAATGCTGATCACAGGACAGTTGGATCTGGAACTGTATCATCTTGGAGGCCGTGGGAGAGATGTGGCCCTTCATTGGCAGCGTTTGAATATAGGGACTCAGTCCTTGGATATTTCTGCAAAAGAGTCGTTTTTGTTTAGCTCTCCATTGGATCTGCGTATGGGGTTCAGCCTGCTCAAGCAGGACTCCACTTTCCTGACCAGATACTTCAGCATGGAATTTGGCTATCATCTGGGGCAGGATAGCTACCTGCGCTTTTTCACCCGCAGACAAGCCAGTGATATTCTGGATACGGAGAGGTATGAGCATATCACCGCGCTGCCGGAAATAGCTGATTATCGCTGGAACCAATATGGCATTGGCGGCATGTGGAACAAGTTGGATAGCCCGTTTTTCCCTAGGAGGGGCTTTCTAGTAAATTGGGAATTCGCAGTTGGGAACAAAAAGATATTGGAGAATACCGGTTTTCCACCCGAGGTGTATGATGGGCTGGATATGAATAGCCCTCAATATGTGGCAAAGGGGGAAATTGAACAACATATTTTCATCAAAAGGGGCTGGGGTATGTGGTGGAGAGGAAGTGGGGGATTCACTCAAAATCAAAATCTGCTTATGAATGACCTTTTCCGTCTTGGAGGGCTGAAGAGCATAAGAGGATTCAATGAAAACTTCTTTTTTGCTCGCGCTTATGGGTACCTAAGTATGGAACAGCGCCTTTTTTTTGGGGAAAACTCATTTCTCTTGATTTTTGCTGACTTGGGGATTCTAGAAAACCCTTACTTTGCACCGTCGATAGACAAACCAGTTTCATTTGGAGCAGGGATCAATCTAGATACTGGAACCGGTATTTTTCGATTTATATATGGGGTCGGAAAATCAAATGAACAACCTTTACAATTCTCCTATTCTAGGATACATTTTGGCTACTTGGCCAGATTTTGA